The following proteins are co-located in the Schistocerca nitens isolate TAMUIC-IGC-003100 chromosome 2, iqSchNite1.1, whole genome shotgun sequence genome:
- the LOC126236440 gene encoding uncharacterized protein LOC126236440 yields MDFTEKCHPPQIDYTPVQNPSPVQSPAQYFSEYFSEYFFENAAKFTNMYSVAKSGTSLDTTAREIKLFFGINLIMRCTRYPRLPMNWQKSISQGAVSDSTSRDHFLALQYNIHFVDTVAPPQDAQTNRPWKIQPLIEAVREMPYFIPYIITALMNK; encoded by the exons ATGGATTTCACAGAGAAGTGTCATCCACCACAAATAGATTATACTCCTGTGCAG AATCCTTCGCCCGTTCAGAGCCCTGCTCAgtatttttctgaatatttcagTGAATATTTCTTCGAAAATGCTGCCAAGTTCACAAACATGTATAGTGTGGCTAAGAGTGGCACATCATTAGATACAACAGctagagaaattaagctgtttttTGGAATTAACTTAATTATGAGATGCACAAGGTATCCTAGGTTACCTATGAATTGGCAGAAAAGCATTTCTCAGGGTGCAGTCAGTGACAGTACATCTCGAGACCATTTTCTTGCCCTGCAATACAACatacattttgtagatactgtagCACCACCTCAAGATGCCCAAACGAATAGACCATGGAAGATTCAACCACTCATTGAAGCTGTGAGAGAGATGCCATACTTTATCCCATACATTATTACAGCATTGATGAACAAATGA